Genomic window (Planktothrix serta PCC 8927):
GTCTCTGAAGCTCTGCAAGCAGCAGTGATTGACCAAGTGGACTATTCAGGAGCTTCCGGTTTGAGTATTTACCTGCCTCCAGTGAATGGTTCTGGTTATCAAAGTAGCTACAATGGCGATAACTACAATTTTGCCGCCGATACTAAATGGACTCAATTCCTCACCGCTTTCGCCAGTCGTGATCGGTCTGTGGCAAGCGATCGCAATCAACGGATTAGTCCTGACGCTGCCGAAACCACCGATTTAAGTGGCAATATTACGGGTAATCAAAATAACAACTCCGCCAGTGCTGCTTACTATCTGGGCAATTTAGCTGGATCGGAGTATACATTCTCTGATCTGAATCTGGATACGGCTGATGATAAGGATTGGTATCGGTTTATCCTGAGCGGAGATGGCACCGATGCCAATAGTATCTCATTAGACTCCGATACAACCACAGGTTTAACCCTGGAACTCTATAAAGCTGGAGATAATGGCAGTTTGGCAGCGAATCCAACGGCTGTGACAACGGGAACTGAAAGCGTCAGTCTTGCTGGTCAAACCGCAGGAACCTACTTTGTCAAGGTGGCAGGTAATGCTGCTAACCCGGAATATAGCCTGAAGGTTAATGCCCCGGCTGCCGCTATTAGTCGAGGCGGAGAAGGAATTACCTCGGATGCTTTAGAAGGTAATGCAGACAATAATATTCAGGCAAAAGCCCATGATTTGGGTGGGTTAGGGCCAAACGATTCCTTGAGTATTCCGGGTCTGAATATTACTTCTGGTGATACCGACTGGTATATGATTACGCCAACTCGCATTCCTGAACGTTATCCTAATGCGATCACGATTAACTTTGATAACGCTCAAGGCGACCTCAATCTGGCACTGTACAAAGCCGATGGGACTCTGATTGAAAGTTCTTCAACCAGCGATCGCAACTATGAGTCTATTAGTTTCCCCCCTGGTAGTGATCCGGTCTATATCAAAGTCTTTGGTAAAGACGGTGCTACTACCAATCCCAACTATACCCTTGATGTTGTGCGTCGGGAGTTGGATATTGATGGGAATGGTGTGGCGAATGCTAATAGTGATGGTTTATCAGCCTATGCTTATACTTTGTTACAAGATCAACCAAGTCTTCTCTCTCAGATACTCGAAAGCGATGGCTTCTCAGAAACAGGGGCACAGCGAATTTATTCTGATCAGCTAATAAATTATCTAGAAGATGCTGAACAAAATATGCTTGATGTTGACGGTAATGGAATCGTCGATCCTTCTTCTGATGGATTAATGACTTATGCCTATCTCCTTTTACAGGATCAACCTCAAGCTCTTCTTGATGGCGTATTGCAAAGCTTAATAGGATCTTCTGCACAGCGTACAACACCAGAAGAAATCAAGAACTTTTTGAATTTGTATTACCCATCAAATTCAAATTTATCTGGTAGCACTTCTCTGATTTAACTGTAACTTATTGACTTCTGTAACGATTGTTTTCTTCTGATCAGATTTTGTTGACTTTTAAGATTAGGAAGCTAAAATTTAGCTTCCTAATCTCTATAAATATAGAAACCAACATAACTATTAAAATAATATAAGTTTTCATTCTTTCGTAAGCCTAAATTCATGCCCTTAATGATACTTGAGACTGCTATGCAAATGTTGAATTTATTAAAAATTGTAATGAAACAAACTCTGGAATTCAAAATCTATTTTGCTTAGAAAATTTATAATATACTTAATGTATTTTAATGTGAATTTTAAGTAAAATAACAATCTTGATTTTCAATCTTTGTAAAGGGTATAATTGGTTATGAAAACAAAGATTGGGTTGATTAAATCAATCTAATTAGCACTCTTTTGATAGAGTAAAGGAATGATTATGGCTGAACAAATTTTTAGAGCCGGAAATACTGAGGATCAACAACCAATTTCTCCTTATACCGCACAACCAGGTGAAACTATTACATTTGATGTAGTTTATGAAACTAAAGATGATAATGGAGAAATTCCAGCACCAGGAGGCGAAGAACTTAAACCAATTCCCCTGTATGTAAATTTTGATTCTGATGAACTGACTTTAGTACCCGGCAGTGTCAGCTATCCTAATACATACGGATCTTCACCATTACAACCTGCCCAAAATTTAGCAGTAAATAATGATACTGTAGACGAAAACCCGGATCAAGACTTAGATACTAATGCCTACATTTTTGCAACATGGATTAGTTTTTCTCAAAACTGGACAGGGCCAGGCTCACAACCTGCATCTTTACTTCGGTTATCTTTTAATGTTTTAGATGGGTTTGATGGAAGTACAATTAACTTCACAACTATTCCCCAACAACAACAGGCTAATGCACCAGGATTTACATTTGCTCCTCAACCCCTACAAATTAATCTTTTAACAGATATACCCCCGACAATTAGTGATATCACTAACCAAACTACTAATGAAGACATCGCAACGACAGCTATCCCCTTTATCATTGGAGATGATCAAACTCCTGTTGCTGACTTACAAGTCACATTTACTTCTAGCAATACCACTTTAGTTCCTGCTGCTAATATCGCTTTAGGAGGAAATGGGAGCGATCGCACGCTCACCGTTACACCAGCCGCCAATCTAGCCGGAAGTTCAGATATTACCGTTACCGTCACCGATGGAAGCAATCAAGCGACATCGGACACCTTTACCCTAACGGTGAATCCGGTTAACGACCTGCCTACGATTACTGATATTACCAACCAAACCACCGCGCAAAACACAGTAACGGCAGCCATTCCCTTTACTATTGGGGATGTGGAAACCCCTGTAGCTGACTTACAAGTAGCTGTAACATCGGATAATCCAACCTTAGTTCCCAATACTAATATTGCCTTGGGTGGGGCTGGAAGCGATCGCACCTTAACCGTAACACCAGCAGATAATCAAAGTGGAACCGCTAATATCACCGTTACCGTCACCGATGCTGATGGTGGTATAGCCACAGATGTTTTTGCCCTAACCGTTGGAACTCCCAACCAACCCCCCACCGCCGATGCGGATACAGTTCAGGGTACACAAAATACCCCAGTTACGATTCCCGTCGCCACCTTATTAGACGGTGATACCGATCCCGAAAACGATCCTCTCAGTATTACGGCAGTTAGCAACGCTCAAAACGGGACT
Coding sequences:
- a CDS encoding cadherin-like domain-containing protein, encoding MAEQIFRAGNTEDQQPISPYTAQPGETITFDVVYETKDDNGEIPAPGGEELKPIPLYVNFDSDELTLVPGSVSYPNTYGSSPLQPAQNLAVNNDTVDENPDQDLDTNAYIFATWISFSQNWTGPGSQPASLLRLSFNVLDGFDGSTINFTTIPQQQQANAPGFTFAPQPLQINLLTDIPPTISDITNQTTNEDIATTAIPFIIGDDQTPVADLQVTFTSSNTTLVPAANIALGGNGSDRTLTVTPAANLAGSSDITVTVTDGSNQATSDTFTLTVNPVNDLPTITDITNQTTAQNTVTAAIPFTIGDVETPVADLQVAVTSDNPTLVPNTNIALGGAGSDRTLTVTPADNQSGTANITVTVTDADGGIATDVFALTVGTPNQPPTADADTVQGTQNTPVTIPVATLLDGDTDPENDPLSITAVSNAQNGTVALQNGNVIFTPTADFIGNGTFDYSLSDSINPPVTGNVTVEITATTPAGITVTPTTGLTTSEAGTTATFTVKLDTQPTADVTIPVASSNTAEGTAAPTSLVFTAANWDTAQTVTVTGVADGIVDANQAYTIQLQPAVSDDANYTGIDAEDVSVTNTNINFPPPPDTTTTTTTTTDTTTTTDTTTDTDPTTTTTTNLPTDEIDTLQGGEGADKFVLTGTSPTQPSNPSATDFTEDQPNQLFGTENNDVIIGSSGDETLLGFQGNDFLNGQGGGDELFGGVDNDTLVGSSSDQLLYGNKNSDLLFGGDGQDTLYGGQDDDTLTGESGNDLVLGDKGNDVLYGVTNFNFGYTLISDFTPNQDVIQLTGSADNYRLTDAPAGTGIGTGIVRIDDQGNQQYIGVIEGVLMSQTSLTTSNFFQFV